From the genome of Streptomyces sp. NBC_00659, one region includes:
- a CDS encoding ABC transporter permease, with translation MTVTAPTPAPATEVPRSSGARLVDRVFKMRELAILAVFLVMIAVTQMGNSEFLSEQGVKDLLLNATILVLVATGQSLVVVTRNVDLSVGSTLGISAFAAGTCLQGGGNPVVAVSLAVLLGVGCGLVNGLLVSLGQVPALVVTLGTLYIIRGIDSIWVGSRQITAADLPGGFVDFGSGGISAVPYLALIALAVLVVAAYYLKHFGSGRELYALGSNPEAARLAGIPVRKRILTAYVVCGGLAGLAGALYLARFGNVDSGTGTGYELTVVSAVVVGGVVFTGGSGSVYGAALGALLLTSINSVLPALGVSSVWVLAINGVLLILAIAVDRIVALRVASALKKRNARHG, from the coding sequence ATGACGGTGACCGCGCCCACGCCCGCCCCCGCCACCGAGGTGCCCAGGTCGAGCGGCGCCCGGCTGGTGGACCGCGTCTTCAAGATGCGCGAACTCGCCATCCTGGCCGTCTTCCTGGTGATGATCGCCGTCACCCAGATGGGCAACAGCGAGTTCCTCTCCGAGCAGGGCGTCAAGGACCTGCTGCTGAACGCGACCATCCTCGTCCTGGTCGCCACCGGCCAGTCCCTGGTCGTCGTCACCCGCAACGTCGACCTGTCGGTCGGCTCGACCCTCGGCATCAGCGCCTTCGCGGCCGGCACCTGTCTGCAGGGCGGCGGCAACCCCGTCGTCGCGGTGTCGCTCGCGGTGCTGCTCGGCGTCGGCTGCGGACTGGTCAACGGCCTGCTCGTCAGCCTCGGCCAGGTGCCCGCCCTCGTCGTCACCCTCGGCACCCTCTACATCATCCGCGGCATCGACTCCATCTGGGTCGGCTCCCGTCAGATCACGGCGGCCGATCTCCCCGGCGGCTTCGTCGACTTCGGCTCCGGCGGCATCTCGGCGGTCCCGTATCTCGCCCTGATCGCCCTGGCCGTCCTGGTGGTCGCCGCGTACTACCTCAAGCACTTCGGCAGCGGCCGCGAGCTCTACGCGCTCGGCTCCAACCCCGAGGCCGCGCGGCTGGCCGGCATCCCGGTCCGGAAGCGCATCCTGACCGCGTACGTCGTCTGCGGCGGACTTGCCGGACTCGCCGGCGCCCTGTACCTCGCCCGGTTCGGCAACGTCGACTCCGGCACCGGCACCGGATACGAACTGACCGTCGTCAGCGCGGTCGTGGTCGGCGGCGTCGTCTTCACCGGCGGCTCCGGCAGCGTCTACGGAGCCGCACTCGGTGCCCTGCTGCTGACCTCCATCAACAGCGTGCTGCCCGCCCTCGGCGTCAGCTCCGTCTGGGTGCTCGCCATCAACGGCGTCCTGCTCATCCTCGCCATCGCGGTCGACCGGATCGTCGCGCTGCGCGTGGCCTCCGCCCTGAAGAAGAGGAACGCCCGCCATGGCTGA
- a CDS encoding ABC transporter permease: MADSALARAVRWDTVVGALLIVLLLFSFSFVDGFGNALNLSFLIGNTLPIALIALPMTLLVVAGEIDLSVASTAGLSGSVMGALWNQGMAIETIIPLCLVLGVVCGLVNGLLVTRLGLPSLAVTIGTLAAYRGIAQIVLGSDAVTDFPTQYQDFAAGRIGDTFVPQALPLFLVLLAVAVVVLHATPFGRSAFATGANEEAARFAGIRVKRQKLLLFVATGFMASLTGVFWALHYASARYDNATGLELSVVAAVLLGGIDFDGGRGTLGGAIAGVFLLGSLQNVMSLLNVSAQSQIVVTGVLLVVSVLGPRVGRQISVARAGRRAAAPTPIP; this comes from the coding sequence ATGGCTGACTCCGCTCTCGCGCGCGCCGTCCGCTGGGACACGGTCGTCGGCGCCCTCCTCATCGTCCTGCTGCTCTTCTCCTTCTCCTTCGTGGACGGCTTCGGCAACGCCCTCAACCTGTCGTTCCTGATCGGCAACACCCTGCCGATCGCGCTGATCGCCCTGCCCATGACCCTGCTCGTGGTGGCCGGCGAGATCGACCTGTCCGTCGCCTCCACGGCCGGGCTCTCCGGCTCGGTGATGGGCGCCCTGTGGAACCAGGGCATGGCGATCGAGACGATCATCCCGCTCTGTCTGGTGCTCGGTGTGGTGTGCGGGCTCGTCAACGGCCTGCTCGTGACCCGGCTCGGACTGCCCTCGCTCGCCGTCACCATCGGCACGCTCGCCGCCTACCGGGGCATCGCGCAGATCGTCCTCGGCTCCGACGCGGTCACCGACTTCCCCACCCAGTACCAGGACTTCGCGGCCGGACGGATCGGGGACACCTTCGTCCCGCAGGCGCTCCCACTCTTCCTGGTGCTGCTCGCCGTCGCCGTGGTCGTGCTGCACGCCACCCCCTTCGGCCGCTCCGCGTTCGCGACCGGTGCCAACGAGGAGGCCGCCCGGTTCGCCGGCATCCGGGTCAAGCGGCAGAAACTGCTGCTGTTCGTCGCGACCGGCTTCATGGCCTCCCTGACCGGCGTGTTCTGGGCCCTGCACTACGCCAGCGCCCGCTACGACAACGCCACCGGGCTCGAACTGTCCGTCGTGGCCGCCGTCCTGCTCGGCGGTATCGACTTCGACGGCGGCAGGGGCACGCTCGGCGGCGCCATAGCGGGAGTCTTCCTGCTCGGCTCGCTGCAGAACGTGATGAGCCTCCTCAACGTCTCCGCGCAGTCGCAGATCGTCGTCACCGGCGTCCTGCTCGTCGTCTCCGTGCTCGGCCCCCGGGTCGGGCGCCAGATCTCCGTGGCGAGGGCGGGCCGCAGAGCCGCCGCCCCGACTCCGATTCCGTAA
- the rhaS gene encoding rhamnose ABC transporter substrate-binding protein, whose translation MRKSSIRRTCAALAAVTSLALAVTACGGTTKNDVKDSGGSNAAAGAKADPNAATKKGLTVGFLPKAVNNPYFTSADKGGEKALTELGSKYKEVGTSSATDTSGQVSYVNTLTQQQVDAMAVSAQDPGALCTALKQAMTNKIKVVTYDSDTKADCRNAFVSQASAEDLGRTEVQLLAEQIGYKGEIAILSAGQTATNQNTWIDFMKEELKDPKYKDVKLVKVAYGNDEAQLSFQQTQGLLQEHPKLAGIISPTTVGIKAAAQYLSGSKYKGKVKLTGLGTPNDMRKYVKNGTVEGFELWDPAKLGELAARTAVALSSGQITGKEGETFKAGDMGSFTIGKDGVISLGKPTVFDAKNIDQFNF comes from the coding sequence ATGCGCAAGTCATCGATCCGCCGCACCTGCGCGGCGCTCGCCGCCGTCACCTCCCTCGCCCTGGCCGTCACCGCGTGCGGTGGCACCACCAAGAACGACGTCAAGGACTCGGGCGGCTCCAACGCCGCCGCCGGTGCCAAGGCGGACCCGAACGCGGCCACCAAGAAGGGGCTCACGGTCGGCTTCCTGCCCAAGGCGGTCAACAACCCGTACTTCACCTCCGCGGACAAGGGCGGCGAGAAGGCGCTGACCGAACTGGGCTCGAAGTACAAGGAGGTCGGCACCAGCAGCGCCACCGACACCAGCGGCCAGGTGAGTTACGTCAACACCCTCACCCAGCAGCAGGTCGACGCGATGGCGGTCTCCGCGCAGGACCCGGGCGCCCTGTGCACCGCGCTCAAGCAGGCCATGACGAACAAGATCAAGGTCGTCACCTACGACTCCGACACCAAGGCCGACTGCCGCAACGCCTTCGTCTCGCAGGCGAGCGCCGAGGACCTGGGCCGCACCGAGGTGCAGCTGCTCGCGGAGCAGATCGGCTACAAGGGCGAGATCGCGATCCTGTCCGCCGGGCAGACCGCGACGAACCAGAACACCTGGATCGACTTCATGAAGGAGGAGCTGAAGGACCCCAAGTACAAGGACGTGAAGCTGGTCAAGGTCGCCTACGGCAACGACGAGGCCCAGCTGTCCTTCCAGCAGACCCAGGGCCTGCTCCAGGAGCACCCCAAGCTCGCCGGGATCATCTCCCCGACCACCGTCGGCATCAAGGCGGCCGCCCAGTACCTGTCCGGCTCCAAGTACAAGGGCAAGGTCAAGCTGACCGGCCTCGGCACCCCCAACGACATGCGCAAGTACGTCAAGAACGGCACCGTCGAGGGCTTCGAGCTGTGGGACCCGGCCAAGCTCGGCGAGCTGGCCGCCCGTACAGCTGTGGCGCTGTCCTCGGGTCAGATCACCGGCAAGGAGGGCGAGACCTTCAAGGCCGGCGACATGGGCTCGTTCACCATCGGCAAGGACGGCGTGATCAGCCTCGGCAAGCCGACCGTCTTCGACGCGAAGAACATCGACCAGTTCAACTTCTGA
- a CDS encoding L-rhamnose mutarotase: MQRVCFLLKVRADRLDEYRERHAAVWPEMLDALSATGWHNYSLFLREDGLLVGYLETEDFAAAQAAMEATDVNARWQTEMAPFFTALDGARPDEAMKPLTEVFHLA; encoded by the coding sequence ATGCAACGTGTGTGCTTTCTGCTGAAGGTCCGTGCGGACCGCCTCGACGAGTACCGCGAGCGGCACGCCGCCGTGTGGCCCGAGATGCTCGACGCCCTCTCGGCCACCGGGTGGCACAACTACTCGCTCTTCCTGCGCGAGGACGGCCTGCTGGTCGGCTACCTGGAGACCGAGGACTTCGCGGCCGCGCAGGCCGCCATGGAAGCCACCGACGTCAATGCCCGCTGGCAGACGGAGATGGCGCCGTTCTTCACCGCGCTGGACGGCGCCAGACCCGACGAGGCCATGAAGCCCCTCACCGAGGTGTTCCACCTCGCGTGA